A single window of Tetrapisispora phaffii CBS 4417 chromosome 16, complete genome DNA harbors:
- the LAP3 gene encoding bleomycin hydrolase (similar to Saccharomyces cerevisiae LAP3 (YNL239W); ancestral locus Anc_2.5) — protein sequence MYTAIVKKNRVFQTVFHRNRIFPSKLHKVNMSSSIEISKISEWDSDNSKDLNHRLASTVLKNVNADDALLNKTRLLKQDLRIFNTAVNNESTPITNQRSSGRCWLFAATNELRYNVIEELKLKEFELSQAYLFFYDKLEKANYFLDQVIDTYEEDVDSRLVQYLLSAPTQDGGQYSMFVNLVAKYGLIPKDLYNDLPLSTVASSKWNSILTTKLREFAEVLREELKKGNDISELRTKFQREIFKLMTLFMDMPPVKPDESFTWSYLDKDKKIHTLETTPKEFASKYCKIDCSKPVSLINDPRHPYGRIIKINRLGNVIGGESVYYLNVDNEILSNLVVQRLQNQRPVFFGSHTPKFMHKKFGVMDVELWDYKSIGYDLHQSKSSRIKYGESLMTHAMLITGAHVDDTTGKPIRYRVENSWGKDSGNDGLYVMTQKYFEEYAFQIVVDIDELPKDLMEKFIKKDENPIVLPIWDPMGALAN from the coding sequence ATGTATACAGCCATTGTGAAGAAGAACAGGGTCTTTCAAACAGTGTTTCACCGCAACAGAATTTTTCCCTCTAAATTACACAAAGTGAATATGTCATCTTCTATCGAGATTTCCAAGATTAGCGAGTGGGATAGTGATAATAGCAAAGATTTGAATCACAGATTAGCTTCTACAGTTTTGAAGAATGTGAATGCTGATGATGCTTTATTGAATAAGACTCGTCTATTGAAACAAGATTTAAGAATCTTCAACACTGCTGTCAATAATGAATCCACTCCAATAACAAATCAACGTTCATCTGGTAGATGTTGGTTATTTGCCGCCACTAATGAACTGAGATATAATGTCATCgaagaattgaaattgaaagaattcGAATTGTCTCAAgcttatttatttttttacgATAAATTAGAGAAAGCTAACTACTTCCTAGATCAAGTTATTGACACTTACGAAGAAGATGTCGACTCCCGTTTAGTTCAATATCTACTATCTGCCCCAACTCAAGATGGTGGTCAGTATAGCATGTTTGTCAATTTAGTTGCAAAATATGGTTTGATCCCAAAAGACCTTTACAACGACTTACCGCTATCCACCGTTGCTTCCTCAAAATGGAATTCCATATTAACTACAAAGCTAAGGGAATTTGCTGAAGTTTTAAGAGAAGAACTAAAGAAAGGTAATGATATCTCTGAACTAAGAACTAAATTCCAAAGAGAGATATTCAAATTGATGACTTTATTCATGGATATGCCACCAGTCAAACCAGATGAATCCTTTACATGGTCATATTTAGATAAGGACAAGAAAATCCATACATTGGAGACGACACCAAAGGAATTTGCATCCAAGTATTGTAAGATAGATTGTTCAAAACCAGTTTCACTAATCAATGATCCAAGACATCCATATGGAagaataatcaaaattaacCGTTTAGGTAATGTCATCGGTGGCGAGAGTGTTTATTACTTAAATgttgataatgaaattttatccAATTTAGTCGTTCAAAGATTACAAAATCAAAGACCTGTTTTTTTTGGTTCTCACACTCCAAAGTTCATGCATAAGAAGTTCGGCGTTATGGATGTCGAATTATGGGACTACAAATCAATCGGGTATGATTTACACCAATCCAAGTCCTCTCGTATCAAATATGGTGAAAGTTTAATGACTCATGCCATGCTAATTACCGGCGCACACGTAGATGATACCACTGGGAAACCAATCCGCTACCGTGTTGAGAACTCATGGGGTAAAGATTCTGGTAACGATGGTTTATATGTCATGACTCAAAAGTACTTCGAAGAATACGCATTCCAAATTGTTGTCGACATTGATGAATTACCAAAAGATTTAATggaaaaattcattaagaAGGACGAAAACCCAATTGTTCTCCCAATCTGGGATCCAATGGGTGCCTTGGCAAATTGA
- the NAR1 gene encoding iron-sulfur cluster assembly protein NAR1 (similar to Saccharomyces cerevisiae NAR1 (YNL240C); ancestral locus Anc_2.4) yields MSALLSAEDLNDFISPSMACIKPTEVNKENDNVDANGDLQVGKESELEKVSITLQDCLACVGCITSSEEILLSRQSYSVFLENYKNDGGQLVISISPQSRLSMANHFGLSVMEFDIRMCQVVREKFACKYVVGTQIGREISIRETNREVREAVRAGTSSSSQVSGPRLCSVCPGFVLYCEKSKPELVPYLVDIKSPQQLTGQIIKNTVGGKVYHLSVMPCFDKKLEASRQDSEGEVDCVITPKEFVKMLEELDCDMGSNPATPATPTFGLDRAILDEMSMPGYPWDATMSVNAGSSSGGFAYQYVLESQARHQAMGTRCAVLSTAGKNHDLLEHRLVDLGSGATLASSSEVYGFRNIQNMVRRLTQAARPRTLRLRARQRAKQSPDSDPALPAPPAAADPYGAEFIEVMACPKGCINGGGLLDSNNTKKMNAQLIEHLNQRYHEELLQRPLPQHAGVVDAATAAAVAASHRYTFHPIEKHDDGPGELLAMANW; encoded by the coding sequence ATGAGTGCACTTTTATCTGCAGAAGATTTGAATGATTTCATTAGTCCCAGTATGGCATGTATTAAACCCACTGAAGTGAATAAAGAGAATGACAACGTCGATGCGAACGGCGATTTGCAAGTTGGTAAAGAGAGCGAGCTGGAGAAGGTGTCCATCACGTTGCAGGACTGCCTGGCGTGCGTGGGATGCATCACTTCCAGTGAAGAGATCCTGTTGAGCAGGCAGAGTTACAGCGTGTTCTTGGAGAACTACAAGAACGATGGAGGGCAGTTGGTGATTAGCATCTCCCCTCAATCACGGTTGTCCATGGCGAATCATTTTGGGCTGAGCGTGATGGAGTTCGACATACGGATGTGCCAGGTGGTACGGGAGAAGTTTGCTTGTAAATATGTCGTTGGCACGCAGATTGGACGTGAGATATCGATACGAGAGACGAACCGCGAGGTGCGGGAAGCCGTGCGCGCCGGGACGTCTTCTTCATCGCAGGTTTCGGGTCCCCGACTGTGTTCCGTGTGCCCTGGGTTTGTGCTATACTGTGAGAAGAGCAAGCCGGAGCTTGTGCCGTACCTTGTGGACATCAAGTCCCCGCAACAACTCACGGGGCAGATAATAAAGAACACCGTTGGTGGGAAGGTGTACCACTTAAGTGTGATGCCCTGTTTCGACAAGAAGCTGGAGGCCTCGAGGCAAGACAGCGAGGGGGAGGTCGACTGCGTCATCACCCCCAAGGAGTTTGTGAAGATGCTGGAGGAACTAGATTGCGACATGGGAAGCAACCCGGCGACGCCCGCGACGCCGACGTTTGGGCTGGACAGGGCCATCCTGGACGAGATGTCCATGCCCGGCTACCCCTGGGACGCGACCATGTCTGTGAACGCGGGATCGTCGTCCGGGGGGTTTGCGTACCAGTACGTGCTGGAATCGCAAGCGCGCCACCAGGCGATGGGCACGCGATGCGCGGTGCTGTCGACGGCGGGCAAGAACCACGACCTGCTGGAGCACCGGCTGGTGGACCTGGGGAGCGGAGCGACCCTTGCCAGCAGCAGCGAAGTGTACGGGTTCCGCAACATCCAGAACATGGTGAGGCGGCTGACGCAGGCCGCCCGGCCGCGGACGCTGCGTCTGCGGGCCCGCCAGCGGGCCAAGCAGTCCCCAGACAGCGACCCCGCGCTGCCCGCGCCGCCCGCTGCCGCCGATCCCTACGGGGCAGAGTTCATCGAGGTGATGGCGTGCCCAAAGGGATGCATCAACGGCGGCGGGCTGCTAGACAGCAACAACACCAAGAAGATGAACGCACAACTCATCGAGCACCTCAACCAGCGCTACCACGAAGAGCTGCTCCAGCGCCCACTGCCCCAACACGCTGGTGTCGTTGACGCTGCTACCGCCGCCGCCGTTGCCGCCAGCCACCGCTACACGTTCCACCCCATTGAAAAGCACGACGACGGGCCGGGTGAACTCCTGGCGATGGCCAACTGGTAA
- the YTP1 gene encoding Ytp1p (similar to Saccharomyces cerevisiae YTP1 (YNL237W); ancestral locus Anc_2.7): MILSQLINIFILIISTLANFGICDNMSMNMDDTSAYTRPDIQDAGNRTFHWLCCVFLLFLLPSVSASYSFAGRINVSMFLQIISCIYSVVEALFLRFSDNDGVENRTSRGSAWSILILLGLSLFFGGLASGTGLLIKNKLLQTFISNTGESRLKYAHNALSFLVVINGFTKSCLAPVAMFGFCRESHTGQCIAHGIMGNAFVLYGFIYAMVLVIPSIRNNKGPYSQDYIDSWVMCLWGIVNTFTEHRWGREGWNHGDYQHTAMGIIWWAGGLLGIFLGRGGKRTFVPSLLIIFTGWAMSEHSQHLIISTKVHYFFGLILMVGGSLRIIEISFLLKDQRTLDKIYSFQYLAPFCLVCGGILFMGASEEQLVLVLRLGADHSAYLLVAVAAAFLLYLWMLLCLELYNHLATQQEKGFLSNYASTLPSHMVDIESSTVSNQDDIDDDIDFELASN, from the coding sequence ATGATACTAAGtcaattgattaatatttttatactTATTATATCCACATTGGCTAATTTTGGGATATGTGATAATATGTCAATGAATATGGACGATACTTCCGCATATACAAGACCAGATATTCAAGATGCTGGGAACAGGACGTTCCATTGGTTGTGTTGTGTATTTCTACTATTTTTACTTCCATCAGTCTCTGCTAGTTATTCTTTTGCTGGTCGAATAAATGTTTCTATGTTTTTGCAAATAATTAGTTGTATTTATTCTGTTGTGGAGGCTTTGTTTCTCAGATTCAGTGATAATGATGGTGTCGAGAACCGAACATCAAGAGGGTCGGCATGGTCAATTCTTATACTCTTAGGTTTATCTTTATTCTTTGGTGGATTAGCTAGTGGCACTGGGTTgttaattaaaaacaagTTGTTACAAACctttatttcaaatacaGGAGAATCACGTCTAAAATATGCCCATAATGCATTATCATTTCTCGTTGTGATAAACGGTTTCACTAAAAGTTGTTTAGCACCTGTGGCTATGTTTGGATTTTGTAGAGAAAGTCACACAGGTCAATGTATAGCTCATGGGATTATGGGTAATGCCTTTGTATTATATGGTTTTATCTATGCAATGGTTCTGGTGATACCTTCAATTCGGAACAACAAGGGTCCTTACTCGCAAGATTACATAGATAGCTGGGTCATGTGTTTGTGGGGCATCGTGAACACCTTTACTGAACACAGATGGGGCCGAGAAGGCTGGAATCATGGTGATTATCAACATACAGCAATGGGAATTATCTGGTGGGCAGGTGGGTTATTAGGCATTTTTTTGGGTAGAGGAGGCAAGAGAACATTTGTTCCtagtttattaattatttttactgGTTGGGCTATGTCCGAACATTCGCAACACTTGATAATTAGCACAAAAgttcattatttctttGGCTTGATTCTAATGGTTGGTGGAAGTCTACGAATAATAGAAATATCGTTTCTCTTGAAGGATCAGAGAACCCTGGATAAAATCTATtcatttcaatatttagCTCCTTTCTGTTTGGTTTGTGGtggaatattatttatggGCGCCAGCGAAGAACAACTTGTATTAGTTTTAAGACTAGGAGCAGACCATAGTGCATATCTTCTTGTTGCTGTAGCTGCTGCATTTCTACTTTACTTATGGATGCTGCTCTGTCTGGAATTATATAATCATTTAGCCACTCAACAAGAAAAGGgatttttatcaaattatGCATCGACATTACCAAGTCATATGGTGGATATTGAAAGTTCAACTGTATCTAACCAAGATGATATCGATGATGACATCGATTTTGAGTTAGCCTCCAATTAA
- the KEX2 gene encoding kexin KEX2 (similar to Saccharomyces cerevisiae KEX2 (YNL238W); ancestral locus Anc_2.6), with the protein MFHQINVLFILIFLFIFKSAISEKVPEKNHNINQYFAIESHLSADDLLKLHSNWKFEHNVRGLENHYVFSKKYNTLSSPIQKREDLSSLEGVSSFHDLPPITLQKRQPIPVPPIDSSLLPLQEAANKLGIKDPLFSKQWHLINPSFPGNDVNVSGVWFSGITGKGVVAAIVDDGLDHNSEDLKDNFCEEGSWDFNENKKLPTPKLIDDYHGTRCAGEIAAVKNEYCGLGVAYGAKVAGIRILSGQITAEDEAASLMYGLDINDIFSCSWGPPDDGKHLQGPSDLVKKAMIKGTQEGRNEKGSIYVFASGNGGHYGDNCNYDGYTNSIYSITIGAIDHKGLHPPYSESCSAVLAVTYSSGSGEYIHSTDIKSQCSDRHGGTSAAAPLAAGIYALVLEANPELTWRDVQYLSILSSVEVPNPDAEWRNGALNKRYSHRYGYGKIDSFAIVELAKTWKNVKPQSWYYHKTARPELTSNSIDKVLEHEITITKKDLTNANLKRVEHITVTVDIEATRRGAVVIDLISPSGMISNLGVQRSLDVSSDGFINWTFMSVAHWGEEGVGKWKLRVRTVKEENEIKFHNWRLKIFGESINPEKATKFVFGNDKELEELRTSSTTSIIQSSTTVSSTSTPSKDVLPSSSITSSLLSTSSSTIASISHTTSSTLIPSETNDAIDSDLEADLNTPNKLDSPKDFMHYFLSIFSFGCVLLALYYFFFLNSKRRIRRSRAETYEFDIIDSDSDFDETSESINGGDDFVIDDTFDFDLSDEDAVPLTTNVQGIDEQLSESNDITKLSPHSSNNK; encoded by the coding sequence ATGTTTCATCAAATTAATGTATTATTTATactgatatttttatttatattcaagTCTGCCATTTCTGAAAAGGTACCAGAGAAGAATCATAATATAAACCAATATTTTGCAATAGAAAGTCACCTTAGTGCAGATGATCTTTTGAAACTTCATTCTAACTGGAAATTTGAACATAATGTGCGAGGTTTAGAAAACCATTATGTTTTctcaaagaaatataacaCATTATCAAGTCCAATTCAAAAAAGAGAAGATCTCTCTTCATTAGAGGGTGTTTCTTCCTTTCATGACCTTCCTCCAATAACTTTACAAAAAAGACAACCCATTCCTGTTCCTCCTATCGACTCAAGCTTATTACCATTACAGGAGGCTGCTAATAAACTTGGCATTAAAGACCCATTGTTTTCAAAGCAATGGCATTTGATTAATCCAAGTTTTCCAGGTAACGATGTAAACGTATCTGGTGTGTGGTTTAGTGGTATTACAGGAAAGGGAGTTGTTGCAGCCATTGTCGATGATGGTCTGGATCATAATAGTGAAGATTTAAAGGATAATTTTTGCGAAGAAGGTTCTTGGGATTTCAacgaaaataaaaaattaccAACACCAAAGCTAATTGATGATTACCATGGAACACGATGTGCTGGTGAAATTGCTGCAGTTAAAAACGAGTATTGTGGCTTAGGTGTCGCATACGGTGCCAAAGTTGCAGGTATAAGAATTCTATCAGGTCAAATCACTGCTGAAGATGAAGCTGCATCGTTAATGTATGGTCTGGATATCAATGATATCTTTTCTTGTTCATGGGGACCACCAGATGATGGCAAACATTTACAAGGACCATCTGATCTAGTTAAAAAAGCTATGATTAAGGGTACCCAAGAAGGCAGAAACGAAAAAGGTTCTATTTACGTTTTTGCTAGTGGGAATGGTGGACATTATGGAgataattgtaattatGATGGTTACACAAACTCTATATATTCCATTACAATTGGTGCAATCGATCATAAGGGCTTACATCCTCCATACTCCGAAAGTTGCTCGGCTGTACTTGCTGTGACATATTCTTCTGGTTCAGGTGAATACATCCACTCGACAGATATTAAAAGTCAATGTTCAGATAGACACGGTGGTACCTCAGCAGCAGCACCATTGGCGGCAGGTATTTATGCCCTAGTTTTAGAAGCAAACCCTGAATTAACTTGGAGAGATGTACAATAcctttcaattttatcatcCGTTGAAGTTCCAAATCCAGATGCTGAATGGAGAAACGGTgcattaaataaaagatattcTCATAGATATGGGTATGGTAAAATTGATAGTTTTGCCATTGTTGAATTAGCTAAGACTTGGAAAAATGTTAAGCCTCAAAGTTGGTATTACCATAAAACTGCCCGCCCGGAATTGACAAGTAATTCTATCGATAAAGTTCTAGAACATGAAATTACAATCACAAAGAAAGATTTGACAAATGCAAATTTAAAAAGAGTAGAACATATTACTGTTACTGTAGACATAGAAGCTACTAGAAGAGGTGCCGTTGTcattgatttaatttcacCTTCAGGGATGATATCTAACTTAGGTGTGCAACGTTCCCTAGACGTCTCTTCGGACGGATTTATCAATTGGACATTCATGTCTGTTGCCCACTGGGGAGAGGAAGGAGTTGGTAAGTGGAAACTGAGAGTGAGGACCGTAAAAGAAGagaatgaaattaaatttcatAATTGGAGATTAAAGATTTTTGGAGAAAGTATAAATCCAGAGAAAGCAACTAAATTTGTATTTGGaaatgataaagaattaGAGGAGTTACGCACTTCTTCTACAACATCTATCATACAATCAAGTACTACGGTATCAAGCACTTCTACACCAAGTAAAGATGTACTTCCATCTTCCTCTATCACATCAAGTCTCTTATCTACATCAAGCTCTACAATAGCATCTATTTCCCACACGACTTCGTCAACTTTGATACCGAGTGAAACAAATGATGCAATAGATTCTGATTTAGAAGCTGATCTAAATACTCCAAACAAGTTGGATTCTCCGAAAGATTTCATGCATTACTTTTTatctatattttctttcGGTTGTGTTTTATTAGCACTTtactattttttctttttgaactcaaagagaagaattagaagatCTCGTGCTGAAACTTACgaatttgatattattgacAGCGATTCAGATTTTGATGAAACATCTGAAAGCATCAATGGTGGAGATGATTTTGTAATTGATGAtacttttgattttgatttatcagATGAAGATGCTGTGCCATTAACTACAAATGTTCAAGGCATCGACGAACAATTATCTGAATCCAATGATATTACAAAACTTTCACCACATAGttcaaacaataaataa